The genomic DNA GGCGTTCGACCGACTCGAGAGCGAAGCGAGCCTGCAGGTGCGAGACGCCGAACTCGAGGAGCGAAACCGTCGTCTGAAACGCCAGATCCAGATCAACGAGATCATTCGATCGATCAACCAGTCGCTCATCGGTGCCACCACTCGCGAGGAGATCGAACGCACCGTCTGCGAACGGTTGGTCGCTAACGACGATATCGCGTTCGCGTGGATCGGGAGCCTCGACGCCAGCGAGACCGCGCTCCAGCCCCATACCTGGGCCGGAACCAATCAGGAATACCTGAACGTCGTCGACCTCGAGACGAGCGGAGCGACACCGGAGCCGTCCGCGCTCGTGGCTCGAACCGAGCAGTCGACGGTCGTTTCGAACGTTCTCGACGATCTGAAAGCCGAGACGTGGCGACGGAGCGCGCTCGCCTACGGATTCTCCTCCTGTCTCTCCGTCCCGATCTGGTTCGACGAGTACTCCTACGGCGTTCTCTCCGTCTACGGCAACAGGCCGGACATCTTCGACGACCTCGAGCGAACGGTGTTCGAAGAGCTCGGCGAGAGTATCGCGAACTCGATCACCGCCGTGAAGACGCGACAGGCGCTCCAGGCCGACACGCTCCTCGAACTCACGCTCCGCTTCGAGGGGGCGGAGACGTTCCTCGGGCGGGTCGCCCGGAACGTCGACTGCCAGGTCGAGTACGAGGGGATCGCGACCCATTCGATCGACGAAACGCGCCTCTTCTTTTCGGTGGTGGACGGTGATCCCGACGCGGTCGACGAGGCACTCGACGCGCTCGTCTCCGTCAGGAGCCACAATCTCGTGAACGAATCGGCCGACGGATGCCTCTTCGAAGCGACGGTTACGGGCAGCGACGTCGCCTCGAGACTCGTCCGACACGGTGCGCGTCCGCGGTCGATACGTGCCACCGGGACGGAACTCGAGGCGGTCGTCGACCTCCCCCCGGCGAGCAACGTCCGGGAGTTCGTCGGAATGCTCGCCGAACAGTGCTCGAGCGTCGAACTCGTCGCCCGGCGCGACGTCCAGCGGACGATGCATACCAGGGAGGAACTGGTAACGTCGCTGTTCGCCGAGCTGACCGAGAGGCAGTTGGAGGTTCTCAAGACCGCCTACTACGCGGGCTTCTTCGACTGGCCGCGCGAGAGCACGGGCGAAGAAATCGCCGAGATGCTGGGCGTCTCCCAACCGACGATCAACCGCCACCTCCGGCTTGGACAGCGGCGACTCCTCGAGCAGCTGTTCGCGAGCGACGAGCGTGCAGTCGCCGGATAACCGCCGCGGTCCTCCTCGCGGAGGGCGATGGCCGTCCCTCTCTCCCTCTCTCAGTCGTCGTCGGAGGTGGCCGACCCGGTCGGCGCGGCGGACCGGTCCTCCTCGCGGAGGAAGACCGCGCGACGGCTGCCGAAGACCCAGATCATGACGCCGACGGCGATCAGCGTGATGATCGCGAAGGGACCGCCGGCGATGATCGCGGCCTGTTGCAGCGCTGCGGTGCCGCCGGCGACCATCAGCAGCGAGGCCAGCGCGCCCATGAGGCCGCCCCAGATGACGCGGTTGATCGTCGAGGGCTTCCGTTTGCCGCCGGTGGTGAGCATCCCCAGCGCGAGCGTCGAGGAGTCGGCCGACGTCACGAAAAACGTCGTCACCAACACCAGGAAGAGGGCGGTGAGCAACTGGCCGGCCGGCAGCGCCTCGAACAGCGGGTAGCCGGCGACGGCCTCCTCGAAGCCCCACGCCTCGAGCGTGCCGAGGATGTCGGCTCGCCCGGTCGATTCCAGGTAGATGGAGGTCCCGCCCATCGTCGCGAACCAGGGGATCGTGATGGCCGTGGACGCGACGACGCCGGTCGCGGCGACCTGCCGGACGGTCCGTCCCCGGGAGATGCGGGCGATGAACAGGCCCACGAACGGTGCCCAGGAGAACCACCACGCCCAGTAGAAGATGGTCCAGGCGCCGACGAACTCGTCGTCCGCACCCAGTCCGCCGCTTTCGCCGGCACCCATGTAGAGACTCATCGAAACGAACTCGTTGACGTAGGCCCCCAGCGCCTGGGTGCCCACGGTCATGACGTATATCGTCGGTCCGAGCACGAAGGCCGCGGCCGTCAGGAGGCCGAACAGCGCCATATTGAAGTACGAGATCCGGCGGATGCCGCGCTCGACGCCGAGCGCGACCGAGAGGGTAAAGGCCACGGTCAACCCCGTGATCACGAGCACGGTCCCGGCGTCGCCGAACGTGACGCCGCCGGCGTACTCGAGGCCGACGAGGAACTGATTGCCGACCAGCCCGAGCGTCGTCGCGATGCCGCCGATGGTGGCGAAGACGGCGAGGATGTCCACGAGCTTCGCCCATGGGCTGTCGAGGTTGTCGAAGCCGATGATGGGCGCGATGATCGTCGAGATGCGCATCGGCGCGTCCCTGCGGTAGGCGAAGTAGGCGATCGGAATCGCCACGATCACGTACGCCGACCACGCCGAGACCCCCCAGTGGAAGAACGTGTACTGGAGCGCGCTGACGGCGGCGGCCGTCGACTCCGCTTCGACGCCCGAAAACGGCGAGGGCGTCGAGTAGTGGTAAATCGCCTCCGCTGGCCCCAGAAGACGATGCCGGCGGCGATCCCCGCGGAGTACAACATCGCGAAGTACGCGAGGAAACTGAACTCGGGGTCCTCGTCCTCCTCGCCGAGCTTGATGTTGCCCCACGGGCCGAAGACGAGGTACAACACGAATCCCACGAGAACGAACATCGAGACGAGGTACGCCCAGCCGAGGTTCGTCCAGAGGAACTCGTTGGTACCCTCCATCAGATCGAGCGTTCGGTTCTCACGGAAGAGAAACGCCGCGACGATCACCACGGCGACGACGAAACCGATCCCGAAGACGGTCGGATCGAGTTCGTCGAGGAAGGTTCGAACCGCGCCGTCCCCGCTCCGTTCGGGGTCACTCATCGCGGATCACACGCCACCGGCGTCCGGAAACTCGATCGCTCGCTCGGTTCGATTCGGGTGCGCTCACGGACGGATCGACGAGCGCACCCTCGTTCGGCACCGGCACACCTCCAGTGACATTGTATGGCACGTTGTCACACACCGTGTGGATAGATACCAAGATCCTCAATCAAGATTTATCTTAATAACCGGCGTTGCTTTTACGGCTTCGACCGAACCGGTGCGGTCAGGCGTTGACGTGTCGGACCTCGTAGCCGTGATCGCGAATCGAGCGAACGATCGTCCGTGACTGTCCCGAACCGCTCGTCTCGATCTGGAAGACGAGGTACGCCTCGCCCACGTCGAGTTCGGGGGCAGAGCGGTCGTGGCGGACGGTCTGGATGTTCGCACCGCGGTCGGCGATGAGCCCCGATACCTCCTCCATCTTGCCGGGTCGGTCGGCGATCCGGACCCGCAATCGCAGCAGTTGCTCGCGGTCGGTCAGCGCGTGGACGAGAACGGTCTGTAACATCGTCATATCGAGGTTCCCGCCGCCGAGCAGCGGCATCACCGTCTCGTCTCGCACGTCGAGTTCGTCGCTGATGATCGCGGCGACCGACGCCGCACCGGCCCCCTCGACGACCTGTTTGGCGCGCTCGAGCAGGAGCAGTACCGCCCGGGCGATCTCGCCGTCGGTGACGGTGACCACCTCGTCGACGCGCTCCTCGATCAGCGAGAGCGTCAGCTCCGAGAGCCCGCCGGTGGCGATCCCGTCCGCGATCGTCTCCACGGAGTCGAGCGCGACGGGCGTTCCCTTCCGGAGGCTCTCGGAAACGGTCGACGCACCCTTCGCCTGCACGCCGACGATGCGCGTCGACGGCGAGCGCTCGGCGAAGGCCGTCGCGATTCCCGAGATGAGGCCCCCACCCCCGATCGGGACGACGACCGTGTCCACCGTCGGGAGGTCGTCGTACATCTCCAGACCGAGCGTCCCCTGCCCGGCGACGATCGCGGGATCGTCGTAGGCGTGGACGAACGCCGTCCGTTCGTCGTCGACGAGGCCGCGAGCGTGAGCCATCGCCTCCCGGAAGTCGCTGCCGACGAGCTCGACGTCGGCGCCGTAGCCGCGGGTCGCATCGACTTTCGCCTGGGGCGCGCCGGTGGGCATGACGATCGTCGAGTCGATACCGAGTTTCGTCGCCGCGAGCGCGACGCCCTGTGCGTGATTGCCGGCGCTGGCCGCGACGACCCGGTCCGTCTCCCCCTCGGCGACGCACTGTGCGATCTTGTTGTACGCGCCGCGGGTCTTGAACGACCCCGTCCACTGGAGGTGCTCCATCTTGAGGTGGACCTCGCCGCCGGTCAGTTCGTCGAGGGACGTGCTCCGTTCGACCGGGGTCCGCTTGACGACCGACTCGTCGTCGAGTCGGTCGCGGGCTGCTTCGATGTCGGCGAACGCGACGGCGCTGTGTTCCTCGCCCATGGCTGTCAGCGAAGCATCTTCTCGCGGTCGGGGTCGAACAGCGGCTCGTCCCGGACCGTCGCGGCGTGGCGTTCGTTCTCGTAGCTGATCTCGACGTCGCGACCCGGTTCGGCGTCGGCCGCCGGCAGGTAGGCGTACGCGATCCCGGCGTCGATCGTGTACCCGTAGTCCGCGCGGGAGACGTAGCCGAGCACCTCGCCGCCGTCCGGATCGAGCACCGGGTGTCCCGCGTCGACGACCGCGCCAGGCTCGTCGAGCGTGATCGGCGCGATCGTTCGATCGATCCCCTCGTCGCGGGCCTCGAGCAGCGCCTCCTTGCCGACGAAGTCGGTCTCGAGGTCGACCGCGAACCCGATCCCCGCTTCGTAGGGGTCGTACTCGGGCGTGACGTCGCTGCCCCACAGCCGGAACCCCTTCTCCAGGCTCGTCGACCCGAGCGCCGCCCAGCCCATCGGGACGATGCCGTACTCCTCGCCGGCGTCCTCGATTCGCTCCCAGAGTCGCGCGCCGTACTCCGTCGGCGCGTAGAGCTCCCAGCCGAGTTCGCCGGCGTAGGAGAGCCGGAGCATGGTGACGGGCAAGCTCTCGAGGAACGTCTCCCGCGCGGTGTAGAACGGGAACGCGTCGTTAGACAGCGCCGCTTCGACCAGCGGCGCGAGCACGTTCCGCGCGTCCGGCCCGAAGACGCCGATACCGCACAGACTCGAGTCGCGGGTCGTCACCGACACGGAGCCGTCGTCGGGCGCGTGCTCGCGGACCCACCGCGAGTGCAGCGTCGCGGAGGGACCGCCGCCGGTGAACACCGTGTACCGGTCGGCCGCGAACCTGGCGACCGTCACGTCGGCGAGGATTCCGCCGTCCTCGTTGCACATCGCCGCGTAGCGAATCCGGCCGGGCGAGACGTCGATATCGTTCGTCAGGAGCCGCTGGAGGAGGTCGGTCGCGCCGTCGCCGGTCACCTCGATCCCGGTGTAAGTGGTCATGTCGACCATCCCGACGCGGGCGCGGACGGCCTGGTGCTCGACGCCCTGGGCCTTCGACCAGCCGCGATCGAGCCAGTCGGGCCTGTCGGGGACGTCGTACTCCTCGAGCAGGGATTCGTTCGTCTCGTACCACTGGGGCATCTCCCAGCCGCCCGAGTCGTAGAACTCCGCGCCGAGTTCGTCCTGTCGCCCGTAGAACGGACTCCGCCGGAGGCCGCGCTGCCCCTGGGGCTGTTCGCGGGGATGAATCAGCTGGTAGATCTCCCGGTACTGCTGTGCGCCGCGACCCCAGGTGTACTCCCGCGAACCGGCGTGGGGCTGGAACCGCGAGACGTGCGCCCTCGTGGCGTCGACGCGTTCGCCGTCGAGTCGGGGAACGCCGTCTTCCATCCAGTGGGCGACGATGCTCCCCGCACCGCCCGACTGGGTGACCCAGATCGCGAGCGCCCACCAGAGCCCGTCGACGTCCGCCGTCGGGCCGAGGATGGGCATCCCGTCGGGGGTGAAACAGAACATCCCGTTGATCCCGGACTCGAACTCGGCGTCCCGCAGCGACGGGACGAGTTCGCACGCCGCGTCGTGGGCCGCCTGCTCGTGATCGGGGTGGGTGTTCTCGGAGAAGTGTTCCGCGGTGAACTCCCGCAGCGAGGGGTACTCGAGGCCCAGATCCTCGAGTTTCTCGGGGCCGTAGATGTCCGCGGGGTCGACCAGCAGCGGCTCGTGGTTGTAGGAGCCGACGCCGTAGCGCTCGCCGTGCTGGCGGAAGTACAGCGACCGGTCCTGGTGGCGGAGCAGGGGCTGTTCGATCTCGCGGCTCGCGCCCGCGAGCTCGTCGAGGTCGTCCGAGACGAGGTACTGGTGGGCACAGGGTACCAGCGGAATATCGACGTCGACCATGTCGCCGAACAGCGGCCCCCAGATGTTCGTCGCGAGGAGCACCTCGTCGGCCGCGATACGCCCGCGATCGGTGACGACCGCCCGGATCTCGCCGTCCTCGACCTCGAGATCGGTCACCGTCGTCTCGCCGTAGAACTCGGTGCCGGCCGCTCGAGCCCGCTCGGCCATCGTCGCCGCGGCGTCGACCGCGTGGGCCGTCCCGTCCGTCGGGACGTAGTAGCCGCCTCGGACGACCTCGGGGTCGACCTGGGGAACCCGGTCGGCGACCTCGGCGGGCGAGAGGAGTTCCCCGCCCTCGATCCCGTGGGACTGCCCCCGCTCGCGCTTTCGCTTCAGGAAGTCCCAGCGGTCGTCGGTGGACGCGACCTCGATCCCGCCGCAGGTCCGGAAGCTCTCGAGGTCCGCGTACAGCTCGCGCGTGTACGACGCCATCCGCGTCATCAGCCTGGAGCCGCCCGTCTGGAACACCAGCCCGGGGGCGTGCGAGGTGGAGCCGCCGGTCTCGAACAGCGGTCCCTGGTCGACGACGACGACGTCCTCGCGACCGAGGCGAGCGAGGTGGTAGGCGGCGCTACAGCCGACGCAGCCGGCACCGACGACGACGGTTCCCGCGCTGTCGGGAATCGTGGTCCCTGTACTCATGTGTCATAATTACTGCCAGACGGCCGAGCATAGCTATCCGGGTGGATAATCTGTGGCGTATAACAACCGGGGGCCGGCGCAGGCGAGAGCCGCCGAAATCGGTCGTCGAGACCGGCCGACTGTAGTCCGACTCCAGCGGGGTCGGCGGCGGATCGGAAAACGGACCGCGGAAGCGCTACGCCTCGTCGAACCGGTCCAGTCGAAACATGTCGATCGGGTGGTCCGTCTCGCCGTCGACCGCGAGGTCGGCGAGGATCTCGCCGATGACGCTGGCGAACTTGAAGCCGTGACCCGAGAAGCCCGCGCCGACGACCACCTGCGGATGGTCGGGGAGCGTGTCGAGGATGAAGTGCTCGTCCGGGGAGTTCGTGAACATGCAGGTCGCGAGCCGCATCGTCGGCCCCGCCGCCTCGGGGAAGTAGTTCGCCGTGACCTCGCGGAGCAGGCGCTCGTCCTCGAGTCCGGGTTCGGTGTCGTAGTCGTCCGGATCGACCTGCTCGTCGCGGTGGTGGTACTTGCCGATCTTGAACCCCGGCACGTCGTAGATCGGCAGCCCGTAGAACCGGCCCTCGGGGACCATCAGGTTCCAGACCGGGAAGTTCTCCGGCTCGAAGATCGACGGGCGGTCGGGCTGGAACCAGCCGAGCACCTGCCGTTCCGGGACCGCGAGCCCCTCGAGCGCGTCGGCGAACGTGGCGTTCCAGGCGCCCGCGGCGAGCACCATGCGCTCGGCCTCGTAGGTCCCGCGGTCGGTCTCGACCCGGACGCCGCCGTCCGGCGTCGGCTCCCACTCGAGGACCCGTTCGCGGGCGCGGACCTCGGCACCCGCCGCCTGCGCCGTCTCGACGTGGCCGATGATCGACTGTTCGGGGACGACGAACCCGCCGTCGGGCTGGTAGAGCGCTCTGTATCCCTCCGGAAGCCGATAGCCGGGGAACCGCTCTGCCACCTGCTCGCTCGTGAGCACCTCGTGGGGAATGTCGTACTCCTGGCAGGAACGCAGCGACCCCTCGAAGACGACGTTGTCTTCGGGACCGGCGTCGATCGATCCGGTCCGGTGGATCACCTCGCGACCGGACGCCGCCGCGAGGTCGTCCCAGAGCTCGTACGCTCGCTCGATGAGCGGAATGTAAGACGGGTGTTCGTAGTAGGCCCGCCGGATGATCCGCGTGATGCCGTGTGACGATCCCATCGTGTGCGGGACGTCGTAGCGCTCGAGTCCCAACACGTCGAGTCCGCGGTCGGCGAGGTGGAACGTCGTCGCGCTTCCCATGCCGCCGACGCCGATCACGACGACGTCGTACCGCGCTCCGTTCGTGTTCATACTGTCGACCGGTTGGGCGAGAGATCCCTTGATTGTTGGTCCGTCTCACGGCAGACCCTTTTGAATCGTCGCCGGTCGCGCGCTCGGTATCGGCCGTCGTCCACCACCGCGCGTTCGACGCGGCCGTTGACTCGAGCCGTCGGCGGAGCGTCGCCAGCCGCGGTCGCCCGTCACCACTTATACGTACGAACTACCTGCGATCAACCCTTATTGAGTGATACGACAAGACATACCACAGAGTATGTCACGGTGGAACAACGGTCGCGACGAGGTCGAACCGGTCAGTCCCGACATCACCGACGAGACGAACGCGCTCCCGGCGCGGTACTTCACGGACCCGGACGTCCACGAGATGGAGAAGGAGGCGGTGTTCGGTCGCTACTGGGTGTACGCCGGACACGCGAACTGCATCCCGAACGCGGGGGACTACTTCACGCGGACCATCGGCGACCGGGAGATCATCGTCGTCCGGACCGACGACGGCGACGTCCAGGCGTACTACAACGTCTGTGCCCACCGCGGATCGGCGATGGTCGAGAAGACGCCGATGACCGATCCGGACAACGCGCGGCGGATCCAGTGTCCGTACCACCTCTGGACGTACGACCTCGACGGCGACCTCGCGAGCACGCCAAAGAGCTTCGAGGACGCGCGACTGAACCCCGACCTCGCGGACGAAGACGTCCCCGAACTAGACGCCGAGGAGAACGCCCTCATGGCGGTGCACACCGATCGGATCGGTCCGTTCGTCTTCGTCAACGTCGACGAGGAGCCGATGAGCCTCGCGGACCAGGCCGGGACGATGAAATCCGAACTCGAGTCGCTCCCGCTCGAGGACTACCACCTCGCCCGACGCATCGTCTCGGAGGTCGAGTGCAACTGGAAGGTCTTCGCCGGGAACTACTCGGAGTGTGACCACTGTCAGGCAAACCACCAGGACTGGGTTCGCGACCTCGAACTGCTGGACTCCGAACTCGAGGTCGACGACTACCACTGGATCCTCCACTACCAGCACGCGGAGGACGTCGACGACGAGATGCGCATCCACGAGGAGCACGAGGCGAAGTTCTACTACTTCTGGCCGAACTTCACGGTCAACATGTACGGCACCGCCGACGGCTACGGCACCTACATCGTCGATCCCATCGACGAAGGGCGGTTCCAGCTCGTCGCGGACTACTACTTCCGGGATTCCGACCTGACCGAGGACGAGGAGGCGTTCGTCCGAACGAGCAGACAGCTCCAGGAGGAGGACTTCGAACTCGTCGAGCGCCAGCAACGCGGCCTCGAGTCCGGAGCGATCGCCCAGGCTCGGCTCGGGCCGAACGAACACACCGTGCACAAACTGCACCGGCTCGCACAGGAGGCCTACGAGGCCTAACGCCCCCGCATCGTTTCACCGCTTATGACTCGACGACACCGTCCCCCCTTCGTGGCCGCGTGCGAAGAGTGCGGGGTCGAGACGGAAATCGAAACGGCGAACGAGATCGTCGCGTTCTACCGCCGCCACCACCGGCAGACGGGACACGACGTGGTGCTCACGCGCGCCGCCCTCGTGTTCGAACCGCCGGCGGGAGCCCTCGAGACCATCGTCGCCGACCTCGAGCGACGCTACGAGGACGGCGTCCCGATCGGGATCGTCGCCGCGGCGATGAGCGAACGGGGGGTCTCCGTCGGCGAGACGCTCGCGGAGATCGACGACGTGCGGATGACCGGCTCGCTCTACGAACCCCGCGACGACCACCTCGCCGCCGTCTGACCGACCCGTCGCAGCGCCTGGTTCGTCTCGGTCGCCGACTCACTCGTCGAGGAGCGTCGTCTCCACGAGCTGGCCGGTCCCGCGACGGATGCGTCCCCCGACGGCCGTCGGCGAAATATCGAGCCGATCGGCGAGTTCCTCGAGCGAGGTCTCGCGGGGCTCCTCGAAGTAGCCGTCTCGATAGGCGCGTACCAGCGCGACGCGCTGCTCGTCGGTCACCTCCGGGGCCGTCACGCCGGTCCACTCGTCCTGCCGAAACATCCGGCGGAGTTCGAACGAGATACCGGTCTCCTCGCAGCGATCACAGAGGTCGGAGAGCGCCTCGCGGTCGGGGAGGTGGAGGCGAACCGTCCAACCCCAGCCGTTGCTCTCCGCTTTCAGCAACAGGCCGCCGAGTTCGGTCGTCATCGGTGAGATGAGTGCGGCCGCCTCGGCGTGCTGGAGCCGATAGATCCGTGCCGAACCGAGATCGTCGACGAGCAGCCAGTCCGTGACCGTGTGATCCCGCTCGAGCACGTCCTCGAACGTCTCGTCGACGCCCTCGACGAGGAAGAAGAACAGTCCGGTCTCGGGATCGGTCGTGGAGTGGGGAACGACCTCGATGGACACGTCCGGACGGTCGCGGATCGTCGGCGTCAACGCGAGATCGGGATGTGCGATGTCGAGGATTGCGATCAGACTCACGGTTTTTCACGTCGGCGTTCGTCGTGGCGCTGTTCGGTTCCGAACCCGTCCACCGACCGATGAGTTCTCGGCTGCCCGTCGACGGAAGCGCCGCGTTCGTCGCCCATTTTGCTAATCGGTACCACATACCATTACTTAACCGTTACCTCGAACCCGGAACGGAAAGCGAAACCGACAGCGGTTCATCCCACCCGTGGGAGCCGACGAATCGCGGCTCAGAAGGGGCGCTCCCGTCTACCGCCGCTGTGTCCGGACGTACCAGCCTCTCCAGAAGCGTCACCGCTCTATCCGGAGTCGTCACCGCTGTCTCCGGACGCGCTGCCGGCCCACTGAAAGCCCAGCCGCTTTGCCGGCCGGCGTCGTAGGTCGCGCATGACCGACTCCGCCGACCTTGCAGTGACCGCGACCTATCGCAGTCGAACGGTGCTCGATCGACCCGGAATCGACGCGTTGTTGGCTCACCCCGACCGACGCTCCTGACGAATGTTCGTCCGCACCGCGACTCCAGACGACGCCCTCGAGGTCCGACGGATCCTCGACGGAGCGATGCTCGAGCCGGGCGACGTCGAGCGCCGAATCGAGGCGGCCGACGTCTTCGTCGCCGGCGATCGACGGGGCGGTACGGGGGACTCGAACGCCAGCGACGACGGCACCGAACGGCTCCTGGGCACGGTCGTCCTCGAGCCCCTCGAGAGCGACCGGGGGTCACACGTCGCGGCCATCGGGGTCCGCCGTCGCCACCGCGGTCGGGGGATCGGCTCGGCACTGATCGACCGTGCGCTCGAGCGCGACGGGCGACTCACGGCGCGGTTCGACGACGGGGTCCGCCCGTTCTACGAGCGGCTGGGATTCTCGATCGAACCGATCGACGAGCAGCGCCACCGCGGCGTGGCCGTGACGAGCGAGCGCGCCTGACCGAGGCCTCAAAGGAACCCGTCTCCTGCCAGCGCAGCTTTATCCGACGGAACGTGGTACATGTCTTCGCATGGCGCTCCAACGGCTGCTCAGCGGCGATCCGTCGAAGAGTTCGAAGGTCTATCTGGCGATCGGAGCCCTCTCGCTCGTGAAGGCGATCGCGGTCCGCAACGACCGGGAACGGTTCCGACGGGAGTTGTTCGACGCCGGGCTGTTCCTCGGTGCCGGGCTGGTACTTCGCCGGTTCGGCAGGATGAAAGCGCAGAAACGACAGGAGCTTGAGTCCCAGCTTCCGAACTGGGCTGCCGATATGGTGACGTCCGAGTCCGCCTCGAGAGGACTGCAGACGCTCGCGAAACGCCAGCTCCGGAGCGGCTCGGAGCCCGAGCCGGAGCCGACGCTCGGCGACCGCGCTCGGAGCGTTCTCTCGAGTCGCTAACGCCCATCGTCGGTCACGGCCGTCTCACTCCGAGCCCCCGTCGGCGGCGGCCGCGCGCTCGGCGGACACCGGCTCGAGTGACGCCGTAAAGTGACGGAGTTCCGGAACGGCGGGGTTCGAGACGATCTCGAGGCCGGCGACCTCGTGGCGCTTCTCGAGGACGGCCTCGGCCGTCTCGGCGACGTGATCGAAGTGCTCCCGGTGGTAGGTCCGGCGCGGGACGGCGAGCCGAACCAGCTCCGGGCGGTCGGTCTCGGGGAAGGCGAAGCTCCCGAGTTCGACGCCCCTGACTCCCCCTTCTCGATACAGTTCACAGACCAGCGCCTGCCCCGGAAACTCGTCGGCCGGAATGTCCGGAAACGTCGCCCCCGCGTCGATATAGACCGCGTGTCCGCCGACCGGCTCGTACACCGGGAGACCGACTGCCTCGAGCATCGCGCCGAGTTCCCGGACCTGTTCGATCCGGTCCGTGATGTACGATTCCTCGACGGCCTCGCGCAGGCCGACGGCCATCGCGGCGACGTCGCGACCGGCCATGCCGCCGTACGTGGGAAAGCCCTCGTAGAGGATCGCACGCTGTTTGCACCGCTCGAAGAGTGCCCCGTCGTCGGTCGCGACGAAGCCGCCGACGTTCACTAACCCGTCTTTCTTCCCGCTCATGACGAGCGCGTCGGCGTACCCGAGTTGTTCGCGGGCCGCGTCGGCGACCGTCGCGTCGGCGAACTCGTCCTCGCGTCGGGTCACGAAGTAGGCGTTCTCCGCGAACCGGCAGGCGTCGATCACGAACGTGGCGTCGATCTCGTCGGCGAATGCCCGGACCCGGCGGGTGTTCTCGACGCTGACCGGCTGGCCCGCCGTCGAGTTGTTCGTGACCGTCTGGATCACCAGCGGGACGCGCTCCGCGCCGACCTCGTCGACCACTGCTCGCGCCCGCTCGAGCGAGAAGTTCCCTTTGAACGGCTCGTCCGTCTCCGGGTCGTGAGCGCCCGCTATCGGACAGTCGACCGGCTCGGCACCCTGATTCGAGACGTGCGCTCGCGTCGTGTCGAAGTGAGTGTTGTTGAGCGCGACGTCGCCCTCGGAGAGCAACGCGCCGTAGAGAACGTTCTCCGCGCCGCGGCCCTGATGGGTCGGGACCAGGCGCTCGAACCCCATCACGTCCGCCACCGCAGACGTGAGTTGATCGAAACTCGACGAGCCGGCGTACGCTTCGTCGCCCCGGAAGAGCGCGGCCCACTGATCGTCGCTCATCGCGCCCGTCCCGCTGTCGGTCAACAGATCGACGAAGACGTCATCGGCGGCGAGATTGAACGCGTTGTACCCGGCTTCCTCGAGCGCCGCCGCCCGTCGTTCTCTCGACGGGAGGCGAATCCGCTCGACCACTTTCGACTTGTACGCAACCATACCCGTTCGACGTCGCCGCGCGTGTTCAGTCTAGCTGGAGCCTTCTGCCCGTTGATGGCTCGAGACGCGCCCCCGAGAACGGATCGGCGCATCGATGAACGGAATCGGTCGCAGCCGTCGACG from Natrinema salaciae includes the following:
- the ilvA gene encoding threonine ammonia-lyase — translated: MGEEHSAVAFADIEAARDRLDDESVVKRTPVERSTSLDELTGGEVHLKMEHLQWTGSFKTRGAYNKIAQCVAEGETDRVVAASAGNHAQGVALAATKLGIDSTIVMPTGAPQAKVDATRGYGADVELVGSDFREAMAHARGLVDDERTAFVHAYDDPAIVAGQGTLGLEMYDDLPTVDTVVVPIGGGGLISGIATAFAERSPSTRIVGVQAKGASTVSESLRKGTPVALDSVETIADGIATGGLSELTLSLIEERVDEVVTVTDGEIARAVLLLLERAKQVVEGAGAASVAAIISDELDVRDETVMPLLGGGNLDMTMLQTVLVHALTDREQLLRLRVRIADRPGKMEEVSGLIADRGANIQTVRHDRSAPELDVGEAYLVFQIETSGSGQSRTIVRSIRDHGYEVRHVNA
- a CDS encoding GcvT family protein, which codes for MSTGTTIPDSAGTVVVGAGCVGCSAAYHLARLGREDVVVVDQGPLFETGGSTSHAPGLVFQTGGSRLMTRMASYTRELYADLESFRTCGGIEVASTDDRWDFLKRKRERGQSHGIEGGELLSPAEVADRVPQVDPEVVRGGYYVPTDGTAHAVDAAATMAERARAAGTEFYGETTVTDLEVEDGEIRAVVTDRGRIAADEVLLATNIWGPLFGDMVDVDIPLVPCAHQYLVSDDLDELAGASREIEQPLLRHQDRSLYFRQHGERYGVGSYNHEPLLVDPADIYGPEKLEDLGLEYPSLREFTAEHFSENTHPDHEQAAHDAACELVPSLRDAEFESGINGMFCFTPDGMPILGPTADVDGLWWALAIWVTQSGGAGSIVAHWMEDGVPRLDGERVDATRAHVSRFQPHAGSREYTWGRGAQQYREIYQLIHPREQPQGQRGLRRSPFYGRQDELGAEFYDSGGWEMPQWYETNESLLEEYDVPDRPDWLDRGWSKAQGVEHQAVRARVGMVDMTTYTGIEVTGDGATDLLQRLLTNDIDVSPGRIRYAAMCNEDGGILADVTVARFAADRYTVFTGGGPSATLHSRWVREHAPDDGSVSVTTRDSSLCGIGVFGPDARNVLAPLVEAALSNDAFPFYTARETFLESLPVTMLRLSYAGELGWELYAPTEYGARLWERIEDAGEEYGIVPMGWAALGSTSLEKGFRLWGSDVTPEYDPYEAGIGFAVDLETDFVGKEALLEARDEGIDRTIAPITLDEPGAVVDAGHPVLDPDGGEVLGYVSRADYGYTIDAGIAYAYLPAADAEPGRDVEISYENERHAATVRDEPLFDPDREKMLR
- the solA gene encoding N-methyl-L-tryptophan oxidase; translated protein: MNTNGARYDVVVIGVGGMGSATTFHLADRGLDVLGLERYDVPHTMGSSHGITRIIRRAYYEHPSYIPLIERAYELWDDLAAASGREVIHRTGSIDAGPEDNVVFEGSLRSCQEYDIPHEVLTSEQVAERFPGYRLPEGYRALYQPDGGFVVPEQSIIGHVETAQAAGAEVRARERVLEWEPTPDGGVRVETDRGTYEAERMVLAAGAWNATFADALEGLAVPERQVLGWFQPDRPSIFEPENFPVWNLMVPEGRFYGLPIYDVPGFKIGKYHHRDEQVDPDDYDTEPGLEDERLLREVTANYFPEAAGPTMRLATCMFTNSPDEHFILDTLPDHPQVVVGAGFSGHGFKFASVIGEILADLAVDGETDHPIDMFRLDRFDEA
- a CDS encoding aromatic ring-hydroxylating oxygenase subunit alpha, with amino-acid sequence MSRWNNGRDEVEPVSPDITDETNALPARYFTDPDVHEMEKEAVFGRYWVYAGHANCIPNAGDYFTRTIGDREIIVVRTDDGDVQAYYNVCAHRGSAMVEKTPMTDPDNARRIQCPYHLWTYDLDGDLASTPKSFEDARLNPDLADEDVPELDAEENALMAVHTDRIGPFVFVNVDEEPMSLADQAGTMKSELESLPLEDYHLARRIVSEVECNWKVFAGNYSECDHCQANHQDWVRDLELLDSELEVDDYHWILHYQHAEDVDDEMRIHEEHEAKFYYFWPNFTVNMYGTADGYGTYIVDPIDEGRFQLVADYYFRDSDLTEDEEAFVRTSRQLQEEDFELVERQQRGLESGAIAQARLGPNEHTVHKLHRLAQEAYEA
- a CDS encoding helix-turn-helix domain-containing protein, with the translated sequence MSLIAILDIAHPDLALTPTIRDRPDVSIEVVPHSTTDPETGLFFFLVEGVDETFEDVLERDHTVTDWLLVDDLGSARIYRLQHAEAAALISPMTTELGGLLLKAESNGWGWTVRLHLPDREALSDLCDRCEETGISFELRRMFRQDEWTGVTAPEVTDEQRVALVRAYRDGYFEEPRETSLEELADRLDISPTAVGGRIRRGTGQLVETTLLDE